The following is a genomic window from Candidatus Omnitrophota bacterium.
AATACCACAAGAAACAGCAGGATAAGGGTGACAGCTGTGCCGAAGTCGGGCTGGCTGTACACGAGGCCCGCCAGGCCGAGAAGCAGGATCATGGGCCCCGTTAATATTTTATAATCATCGAGTTCGCCCCTGTGCCTGTCAAGATAATCAGCCAGGTACATAACCCATATCACTTTCAGGAATTCACTCGGCTGCACCGCGACAGAGCCGGGAAGAAACAGCCACCGGCGCGCGCCTTTTACCGATCGTGTTATTCCGGGGATGAGAATGGCGATAAGGACTATCGTCCCCGCCAGCATCGCCCAGGGTATCGCCTTGCGCATGGTCTTTATATCTATTTCCCAGAGAATGAAAAATATAACGCTGGCTGCTGCCAGCCATAACAACTGCCGGAGAAAATAGTAGTAGGGATTGTTGAGCTCAAAGGAGCTCGTTACCGAAGTGATGTCAAGGATCATGATGAGGCCGGCGCCTGACAGAAAATAAGCGATCAGGATGAAGATCTCCTTTAAGTAAGATTTTTTATCCATTTTTTGAAAGCTTTCCCCCTCTCCTCAAAATCTTTGAACTGGTCGAACGATGAGCACCCCGGAGACAGCAGCACTGTGTCGCCGGGGGAGCTTTTCTTAAGCGCCTTGAGACAGGCGTCAGCGAATTTTTCCGCGGCGGTTATCTCAGTTTTTCCATTGAGCTCTTTTGCTATTTTCGCGCCGGCCTCGCCGTAAACGACAAGCGTTTTCACATTTTGCATGTGTCCGGACAGAGGATTGTATGAGCTGCCCTTGTCCCGTCCCCCCATTATTAAAATCAGGGGCCTGTTTATATTTTTAAGGGCGAAGAGCACGGAAGAAACATTCGTGGCTTTTGAGTCATTGATAAAGATCCTGCCGCGGTGAGTCCCCGAATATTCAAGGCGGTTTGCGAGCGGCCTGAAGCGGTACACCCCCCTGCGGATCTTTTCGGAGGAGACACCCATCGCCATAGCCGCCCCGGCGGCGGCGAGGATGTTGGTTTTGTTGGCGTCAAAAAGGAGTTTCATTTTTTCTTTTTCATAAATGAGCTCTTGAGAAGCGCGGAATTTTTTTGCGGCTTTCGGCGAAAATCGCATGGTGTTTCCCCGGAAATATATGTCTTTCCCGAGTCTCAGGATATCGGAGCCGGGCGATCCCGCGATTCCGCTTATGCCCACGCCCCCGCGCCTGATACCGGCGAATATGCTCTTTTTAACAGCGCCGTATTCGGCCATATTCCTGTATCTTGAAAGATGGTCGCTGTCTATGTTAAGGAGGATACTCACATCAGCCCCGAAAGCTTTGCGTGAAAGATGTTTTTCAAGATTATAGCTCGACACTTCGGCTACGAGGATGCTGTTTTTTTTGAATTTTTTCAGGAGTTCCGTCACCGGTATCCCTATATTTCCGCCGGCAATGGCGTTTTTTCCCGCCGAGGAAAGCACGGCCGCTATCAGGGAAGTGACGGTTGATTTTCCGTTTGTTCCGGTGACGAGGATCCTTTTCACATAAGAGGGA
Proteins encoded in this region:
- the murD gene encoding UDP-N-acetylmuramoyl-L-alanine--D-glutamate ligase — translated: PSYVKRILVTGTNGKSTVTSLIAAVLSSAGKNAIAGGNIGIPVTELLKKFKKNSILVAEVSSYNLEKHLSRKAFGADVSILLNIDSDHLSRYRNMAEYGAVKKSIFAGIRRGGVGISGIAGSPGSDILRLGKDIYFRGNTMRFSPKAAKKFRASQELIYEKEKMKLLFDANKTNILAAAGAAMAMGVSSEKIRRGVYRFRPLANRLEYSGTHRGRIFINDSKATNVSSVLFALKNINRPLILIMGGRDKGSSYNPLSGHMQNVKTLVVYGEAGAKIAKELNGKTEITAAEKFADACLKALKKSSPGDTVLLSPGCSSFDQFKDFEERGKAFKKWIKNLT